A stretch of the Arachis stenosperma cultivar V10309 chromosome 6, arast.V10309.gnm1.PFL2, whole genome shotgun sequence genome encodes the following:
- the LOC130935283 gene encoding UTP--glucose-1-phosphate uridylyltransferase, producing MATATLSPADTDKLSNLKSAVAGLNQISENEKNGFINLVSRYLSGEAQHVEWSKIQTPTDEVVVPYDSLAPTPEASSEVKSLLDKLVVLKLNGGLGTTMGCTGPKSVIEVRDGLTFLDLIVIQIENLNAKYGSNVPLLLMNSFNTHDDTQKIVEKYKSSNIEIHTFNQSQYPRLVVDDFLPFPSKGQTGRDGWYPPGHGDVFPSLLNSGKLDALLSQGKEYVFVANSDNLGAVVDLKILNHLIQNKNEYCMEVTPKTLADVKGGTLISYEGRVQLLEIAQVPDEHVNEFKSIEKFKIFNTNNLWVNLKAVKRLVEADALKMEIIPNPKEVDGVKVLQLETAAGAAIRFFDKAIGINVPRSRFLPVKATSDLLLVQSDLYTLQDGFVTRNPARANPENPSIELGPEFKKVSNFLNRFKSIPSIVELDSLKVAGDVWFGAGVVLKGKVSIVAKSGVKLEIPDKAVLANKEINGPEDL from the exons ATGGCCACCGCCACTCTCAGCCCCGCCGATACCGACAAGCTCTCCAATCTCAAATCTGCAGTTGCCGGATTGAACCAAATCAG TGAGAATGAGAAGAACGGCTTCATCAACCTCGTCTCTCGTTACCTCAG TGGCGAAGCTCAACATGTTGAGTGGAGCAAGATCCAGACGCCTACGGATGAAGTCGTTGTGCCTTATGACAGTCTAGCGCCAACTCCTGAAG CCTCTTCCGAGGTGAAGAGCCTCTTGGACAAGCTTGTGGTGCTTAAGCTCAATGGAGGCTTGGGGACAACTATGGGTTGCACTGGTCCAAA ATCTGTCATTGAAGTTCGTGATGGGCTGacttttcttgatttaattgtTATCCAAATTGAG AACCTCAATGCCAAATATGGAAGCAATGTTCCGTTGCTGTTGATGAACTCATTCAACACTCATGATGACACTCAAAAG ATTGTTGAAAAATACAAGAGCTCAAACATTGAGATTCATACCTTTAACCAG AGCCAATATCCCCGATTGGTTGTTGATGACTTTTTGCCATTCCCATCCAAAGGGCAGACTGGCAGAGATGGGTG GTACCCTCCTGGCCATGGAGATGTCTTCCCATCATTACTGAATAGTGGAAAACTTGATGCACTATTGTCACAG GGTAAGGAGTACGTGTTTGTTGCCAATTCAGATAACTTGGGTGCTGTAGTTGATTTGA AAATCTTAAATCATTTGATCCAGAACAAGAATGAATACTGCATGGAG GTGACTCCCAAAACATTGGCTGATGTGAAGGGTGGCACTTTGATTTCTTATGAAGGAAGAGTTCAG TTGCTGGAGATTGCCCAAGTCCCAGATGAACAC GTCAATGAATTCAAGTCGATCGAGAAGTTCAAAATTTTCAACACAAATAATTT GTGGGTGAACTTGAAGGCAGTTAAAAGACTTGTTGAAGCTGATGCTCTTAAGATGGAGATTATTCCTAATCCAAAG GAAGTTGATGGAGTAAAAGTTCTTCAGCTAGAAACTGCAGCTGGTGCAGCAATAAGG TTCTTTGACAAGGCTATTGGAATTAATGTTCCTCGATCCCGCTTCCTTCCGGTGAAGGCAACTTCAGATTTGCTGCTTGTCCAG TCCGACCTCTACACTTTACAGGATGGATTTGTTACTAGGAACCCAGCAAGGGCAAATCCAGAAAACCCATCTATTGAGTTGGGGCCAGAATTTAAGAAG GTTAGCAACTTCTTGAATCGTTTTAAGTCAATCCCTAGTATAGTTGAGCTCGACAGCTTAAAAGTGGCAGGCGATGTATGGTTTGGAGCTGGTGTTGTCCTCAAG